From the Colletotrichum lupini chromosome 1, complete sequence genome, the window GCCGAGCAGTCGGGTAGTCCACGTCCATCTCTTCTGGCTCATCGGCAAGTGGAACGTCTGCAAACTGAACGGACTTCCTTTTCTTGGTCGTTGGCTGAATAGTCTGGGGCTGACCGAGATTTTGAGGGTGTGACACCCCCGCCCTCTCCGACGCTGTCATACTGGACTCACTGGCTGACCTCGTCGAGAGATCATCGACTGAACGCTTCAGTACAGACCGAGGGATGCTAGCGGTGGTATTGGTACTCGGATTGATGTTTGTACCGGTAGTGGTTCCAGGAGGCGGCCCGCGGCTGATGCTGAATAGCTTCGTTGGGACTGCCGCGGGAGCCATGTCCGCTTTCTCACGACCTTGTAACTCAGCTTTTCTCTTGAGTCGGTGATTTGAGAAAAGACGAGCATCCTTGTTAGGATCGGCCACGTTCTGTACGAGTTGACGGCGCTGCTTTGATTGCTTGCCGGCCGCGAAGACATTGATGCCCGTTCCGGTGTTCTGTGATCTAACCATTGTCCTAGAGCTCACAGCAGTCTTTTTGGCCCTGTGAGTGGTCCGCGCAGTTGCTGTCGCGCTATTCGGCAACCGGCTAGTTGTCGCATTGTTGACCACCCTGCCCGGCAGAGGCTTCTTCTTTGCTGTTCCTTGATATTCAGTCGCCGCTGCCAGCGCCGAAGGTGGCTGTGAGCGTGGCTGAGGGCTAGAGCTGGATTGTGCCTTTCTTGTTGTTGATTTTGGTTTCTCTGTCGCTGAAGCCCGTTTCTGAAGGATTGCTTCCTTTGCGACCTCCTGCTTAGGGGCGATCTTGGAGGGTTGAGTATCAGAATAAGACGCATCTTCGTTTCGCTCCACAGCCTTTGGAGGGGGGAATACGGCGTTGTAATCATCCTCCCCAACGTCTTCGTCGCTGAGATAATAATCCGCTTTGGTTTCGCCCTCCCATAGCCTAGGCTGGATACCTCGTTTTTTCCGTTCAACGTTGCGCTGGTGATGCCGCTGGTATTTGTCCTCTTGACGCTTGACCACGCTTTCTTGCCAGGCGACAATGTCGAACGGCTTCTCCTCCCCACAAGCTTGCTTTGCTTGAGTGTCTTTCCATTCCCCAAGTAGCTCATCCGTCACGTTTTCTTCAGGCTCCCATGTGGCCTCTTCAATGGGGTAACCAGTCCACTCTACCAGAAATTTGTCTCTCCCACCTTCGCGACACTGAGCGCGGATACCCTCTACCAGCCATTCCTCATCGGAATCGTGTTCGGACGCGAGGGTGGAGTTGATGGAGATGTTGTCATCGTCAGGTTGCTTATCATCGGCGACGAAAAGCCCGGAAGCATCCATGGCACGCTTATACTCTGGAAAGCATATCCAGAATGCACGCGTGAAGGAATACGCTGTGGTCGTATGTGTGAACTGTTGCCACAGGTTTTCGACGCACCAAAGGTCGATACACTCAGATGACGATGTGACTCTTGATACGCGAGGTAGCAGGCCTCAGTGAATGCAACCGCACGTTGTGTGGGAGCTTGAAGGAGAACCTCTAATACTCGAAGCGCAGAGCTGATCAGGCGAGGACCGAAATTGGTTGATGAGGCAAAGAGGATGGAGCTCTTGTTCATGAACTTTAATGTAGTTATGTGCACTGATCAAAGGTAAGCGATGAGGTTATTCGGGCAAGGTAATGAGGACTAACCGGCGGGACAGAATGCGTCCCTACTCGTCAGGTACCAAAGGGCAATCAATACATTGAAAATTGAGAGGGGCGGGAGATGTGGAATTTTGTACAGAGTAAAACCAGGTATTTATGGGATTGCTGGCGTGAAATTGGGCGCGAAAAGTAACGATTCAATATCGAGGATGCACCGGAGCGGTGGGAGAGCGTTTACATGCATGTCAGGGCGCCATGGAACAGTGTCCGTGCAGCATTTCAGGGAAGGTTCCACGGCCCACGGTGCCTTCAGTGTTCACAGGTCTGCTACCATGGAAGAAGGTAAGGAAGGTACGGGTACCTTATTCTAATTGGACCTGCCTTTCCAACGATAGCGGAAGGCAGCGGGTAACATCTTGGCGTGCAGAGAGCAGTGTCCTGCAAGCACTCGGATAAGAAGCAACTTTCCACCGACGACCTCTTGAACGTTACTGAACGTACGAGATGGCACATCTACGTAAGGCAGTTACTCAAGGGACCTGATCAGATCCTTTTCAGAGAGTCGGCACTTGTAAAGAAAACTTTCTACGGATACTTTGATCAACTAGGGAGTTGGTTGGATACGGTAAGTGTGCACACGCAGACAGGAGCTTCCTTTGCCTGTGTTGACGATCTAAAGATGATCACCTCAACTGGCAAGGAAATTGTTCAAAACCTAGGTACACCTCACTGAATCTCGACAAATTGTAGAATCTGCCTGTGATTACGGACCTCAGCGGTAAACAAAGCTCAGCTTACCTTATGGAAGGCTCAATCTGGAAGTTTGTGTCATGCATGTGGCGTTGAAGATTGAGTGCTGTTGCTTGGGGGGCAGTGCGTGTAAATGGACTACGTCAGCTTCTTTGGTACTTCAGTAGAGATCAAGCTGTGTGTGACACTCAGGGCACATGGCGAGCTGGGTCAGAAGAAGCGACCTGAGCCATGCTGAGGTTGTCCTCTCTGAACACCGCAGCCTGGGCACACGTGATGCTTGAGGTGAAACGCGACACTTCCGGCTACCGACGGCGGGATCCCGTTCTGGATCCTCGCACACTGCAGTCAACTGCAGACCTCTCCATGTCCTGTCAATCTTCGAGGCAAAGAAGGGAGACGCCGATGTGACGAACGTGGTTGGTGCATGCCCGGCGGTGGTGTGGCTCAGCGGGTTCAGCACATCCGGGAACGTGGACCATATCTCCCCCTTCGACTTTGATGTGCCCGGGCAGGGAATGGGTAGCCATTGAAGTCATGGAAGCAAAGGCATTGATCAATCTTTGGTACTTTCCTGGCCAGCGTGTCGTCTATCTATCTGCATTCTTCCCAAAGTACGTCTTTGACCTTTTTGCATACTATGGATGTTCCAGTTACTTGACAACCCCACCAGTTGAATGATCTGGCGGCAGGGAGATGCCGAATTGCTGGTTTCTAAAAACACCACGAATGGCTTTCTGATTCCAACTGTACCTTGAAAAACAAACACCCCCATTTTCTTTCACAGAAATAAACATATCCATCActcctctttttaatatgtTTACCTCTTGCTCGTCTACTCAATAGTGCAAAAAGCACGGTAGTCTCTCATGCGTATCAAACGTTAGCAGAGCTCTGAGGTATATCATTAACTTGCACCATGAGCCAAAGTACCTTGGCTGTCAAGGTACTTCCTGTACCTGGATACTCCCAATCTTCCAGCACCCAGGACCCGACAAGCCCCCTTTGCAGCTGGCTTGCGACGGAATACAACCCCCAGTAGTACCCTTACCTCACTTAGGTACGCCCGACTTCCCCTTTCCCAGTGGCTGTTTGCTCTCtgggtaccttacctaaaGTGCCTACCTCCCTCCAGGCAAAGCGAGTTTCTGTGGCCTAGAACTGCCCGGGTGCCGACACCACCACCTCACCTCAATCTTTGCTGCCTCACCCACCACCCTATGCTGCCTTGACCTGCACTGTCCACCACCTCTCTCAGTCTGGTTCAGTTCCAGACCCTTACACCTTGCCTCGCCTCAACTCAACTGCTTTATCTCTCGGGGCCGCGCACCACCTCCATCGAGCCGCAGTATCCTCGCTTCGCAACACCAACGAACCTACAACTTCCTAGACACCTGCCCATCGCATTTGCAACACAATCCGACATCATGGCCAACGACGAATATGACGTGAGTCCTCCCATCTCCCATCTTCCAGACCCCTTGACCCTACTGCCGCccctctccctctccctctccAACTGCTCTCCCAAGCCTCCCCCTCCTTGCGCTAACTCGAAGCCTCCGACAGTTCCTCTTCAAAGGTGCGCCAACGACCGATCCGACCTGGCGACGTTATCGCATAGTGGCCACAGGGCTTCTGTGAGGGCCAGCTGACATTTTCATCTTCTAGTGGTGTTGATCGGAGACTCGGGCGTCGGAAAGTCCAACCTTCTCAGTCGATTCACCCGCAATGAGTTCAACCTGGACTCCAAGTCGACAATTGGTGTCGAGTTCGCCACTAGATCCATTCAAGTCGACTCCAAGACGATCAAGGCACAGATTTGGGATACCGCCGGCCAGGAACGCTACCGTGCCATCACTTCGGCCTACTACAGAGGAGCTGTCGGTGCCCTCCTCGTCTACGACATCAGCAAACACCAGACATACGAGAACGTCACCCGGTGGTTGAAGGAACTGCGAGACCATGCCGATGCCAACATCGTCATCATGCTTGTCGGAAACAAGAGCGATTTGCGCCACCTGCGAGCAGTGCCTACAGAGGAGGCAAAGGCTTTCGCCAGTACGTTGCGGTGAAGGCGTCAGGGGGAAGTGCCGTAGACCCTGAGTTCGCTAACCGGTGCTCTAGGCGAGAACCACCTCTCATTCATTGAGACGTCTGCCCTCGATGCCAGCAACGTCGAGCTTGCATTCCAGAACATCTTGACCGGTGCGTCTACTCCCGTATTTTGCAACTCGCATACATAATCAGGGGTATCTGGTGACAGTCAAGTGCTAACGTGATCCGTCTCGCTCGCAGAGATCTACCGCATCGTATCCAGCAAGGCCCTCGACTCGGGCGACGGACCCCAAGCCTCGATCGGAGCCGGCGCCGGCATTTCGCTCAGCACACCTGCGGACAACAGTGCAGAGAAGAGCGGCAAGTGCTGTTAAGCGAATCCCCTTCTGCGAAACTGTTTCACGGCCTTTTGGGAGGGCTGCTACGGTCGATATCATGGCATGTCACACACATGCCCCGGAATCTGTACGCCACTTGGTCAAGGAGGGGCTGCTGCATCGAGGAATGACTAGGAATCCAATGAGTCTTTTTTATGATTTCCGAAGGGACGGAGTATAGTCTCGGCCTTTCTTTTGTTCTCCTTTATACGGCTCAGTGCGGCTTGTCTGGGATTTGACGTTTCTGACGATCGCTCTGAGATGCTTACGTAGTTGAATGAATCCATCTTAATGCCTTGAGGGAGCGTCTTCTAGGTGGAATTTGGTGATGTGCGAAGCATTTTGTGGCTGCTCCATCCAACGACCTGTCCTCGCCATATAACATGCACACCGTAGACAAGATACCCCTTAGCGAGGATGTCCGTAATGTGCGATGGTACCTCGAATAAACGGGTCGCATCTTTGGCCGCCTTCAACCTGATCAGGAAGTGTTCGTGAGTTCTGACGTACCCGTTCAGATGCACCAATACagtaggtaattactacCTCAGGTCTTTTGCCGTCATGACAGGTGTTCCTCTGAGCTCAGAGTGGCTTCTGCCCCTGGCCCAGCTCAATACCTTAGTGGTCAAACCAGCCATGTGTTTACATTGAAGTACCGCATTCCCAAATTTCGGGGTCTTTCTCAAGCCATGTCCTGGCATCACACTGGTCAGGATGTCTCGAAGCGCTCCAGCGAGGTGAAATTGAGGTGGGCATGCAAGCTTGCTGCGATCCACAAAGTTTCTTTCCCCCCAGCCGCGCGCTAGGTACTCATAGGTGCTGCGGTGCCCATCCCCTCACGCCTGGCCCTGCCCCTCGAGTCCCCCTCGCTCTTCAGCTGGGTTAGCCCGCGCATGAGTTACTGTCCCCCCCTTCTGTGGCACACTCTGACACGGTCTGGGCGACAGGGCAGCGGAGGGAACGAATGCGCCGGAGTTAGGTACGTACCTCCCTTACTCATTAAAAAGGTTCGAGGTGCACTGGCACCACAGGGAACCTCTTAAGTGGGTGTGTGCCCCGCTACACCGGGTCACCGCCTGGCCGATAAGCTCTCTTATCAGGCGTCCCGTCTGTAGCGGAAAGAAAAAAATTTGGGCTGGTCGCAAACCATCGGCTTCTGTTTCCTGCAGGTGGGCTGCGATATCTTCTTCGCGTCAAACATCAATCTTCGACGTCGCCAACACACCCCACACCACCTTCGTGACTCGATAAGATGGCTTCCGTATACAAGTCATTGTCCAAGAAGGCCGACAAGCCTGAGGCGCCGACCAATGGCGTCAAGAAGGTGCGCCAGAAGAGGCGCGCTCTGGTTCTTTCAAGCAGAGGCGTCACTTACAGGTGAAGCTCCGCCAATAGATCTCCATGTGCCATGGCAGTCACGCTGACCTTTGAACTCGACAGACACCGACACCTGATGACCGATATTCACTCGATGATGCCCCACGGAAAGTTGGACAGCAAGGTCCGTACTATCCCCGCCATTGCTGGCTGTCCTCATCGACAATTCTCGATCCTGACAAACCGCTCTAGTTCGATACCAAGTCAAAACTCCACGTCCTCAACGAACTCGCCGAGCTCAACTCGACACCTCAGATTTGCTACCTGGAGGCCAGGAAGCACCAGGACTTGTACATGTGGTTGGCAAACGTGAGTGTTTCCCACTACGATAGTTCATCTCGAGGATGGTGGGCATTACTGACATTGACAAGGCACCGAACGGCCCCAGTGTGCGTCTACACATCCAAAATATCATGACCATGGAGGAGTTGCGATTCCCGGGTAACTGTCTTAAGGGCAGCCGTCCTATACTGTCCTTTGACGCCGCATTCGACACCGAGCCTCATCTTCAAGTCATCAAGAACTTGATGACAATGGTGTTCGGTGTTCCAGAGGGAGCGAGAAAGTCCAAGCCTTTCGTGGACCACGTGATGGGAATTAGCTGGGTTGACGAGAAGATCTGGATCCGCTGTAAGTCCGACTGCTACTTTACCAACCGCATTTGCGTACTCAAGGCTGACACTGCGACAATCAGACTTCGAGGTCAAGGAGGTCGATGCCGAGACGGAGGAGGAAACTGGAAAGTCAGTCCTCAGAGGAGGCAAGACAGACGTCGCCCTGGTAGAGATTGGTCCGCGGTGGACGGCAACCC encodes:
- a CDS encoding Ras family protein, with translation MANDEYDFLFKVVLIGDSGVGKSNLLSRFTRNEFNLDSKSTIGVEFATRSIQVDSKTIKAQIWDTAGQERYRAITSAYYRGAVGALLVYDISKHQTYENVTRWLKELRDHADANIVIMLVGNKSDLRHLRAVPTEEAKAFASENHLSFIETSALDASNVELAFQNILTEIYRIVSSKALDSGDGPQASIGAGAGISLSTPADNSAEKSGKCC
- a CDS encoding brix domain-containing protein, encoding MASVYKSLSKKADKPEAPTNGVKKVRQKRRALVLSSRGVTYRHRHLMTDIHSMMPHGKLDSKFDTKSKLHVLNELAELNSTPQICYLEARKHQDLYMWLANAPNGPSVRLHIQNIMTMEELRFPGNCLKGSRPILSFDAAFDTEPHLQVIKNLMTMVFGVPEGARKSKPFVDHVMGISWVDEKIWIRYFEVKEVDAETEEETGKSVLRGGKTDVALVEIGPRWTATPIVILEGSMCGSKIWESRSFVSPNQIRADLRKKKSTRHVSRTEQEVERAAKRGELGLRSKGGKSAAKDELDTKALFA